From a single Collimonas pratensis genomic region:
- a CDS encoding ABC transporter ATP-binding protein, which produces METRDAKFIDIHQVGMLFNTHKGQFHALRDISLTVRKGEFVTLIGHSGCGKSTLLNLIAGLLMPSEGVLICASREIGGPSPERAVVFQNHSLLPWLTCFENVYLGVERVFSATENKIAMKERTKAALALVGLSAAGQKRPHEISGGMKQRVGIARALAMEPKVLLMDEPFGALDALTRAHLQDELLKIVAKTGSTVVMVTHDVDEAVLLSDRIVMMTNGPAATIGEIVQVRLARPRERLALAQDPLYAEYRTSVLEFLYRKQAVAHAA; this is translated from the coding sequence ATGGAAACACGCGATGCCAAGTTCATCGATATCCACCAGGTCGGCATGCTGTTCAACACCCACAAAGGCCAGTTCCATGCGCTGCGCGATATCAGCCTGACCGTGCGCAAGGGCGAGTTTGTGACCCTGATCGGCCATTCCGGCTGCGGCAAGTCGACCTTGCTGAATCTGATCGCCGGTTTGCTGATGCCGAGCGAAGGCGTGCTGATTTGCGCCAGCCGCGAAATCGGCGGGCCGTCGCCCGAGCGTGCAGTCGTGTTCCAGAATCATTCGCTGCTGCCTTGGCTTACCTGCTTCGAGAATGTCTATCTCGGCGTTGAGCGCGTATTTTCGGCAACGGAAAACAAGATCGCCATGAAGGAGCGCACCAAGGCTGCGCTGGCGCTGGTGGGTTTGAGCGCGGCCGGGCAGAAACGGCCGCACGAAATTTCCGGCGGCATGAAGCAGCGCGTCGGCATTGCGCGGGCGCTGGCGATGGAGCCCAAGGTCTTGCTGATGGATGAACCTTTCGGCGCGCTGGATGCGCTGACGCGCGCGCATCTGCAAGACGAGTTGCTGAAAATCGTCGCCAAGACCGGCTCGACGGTGGTGATGGTGACCCATGATGTCGATGAAGCGGTGCTGCTGTCCGATCGCATCGTGATGATGACCAACGGTCCTGCCGCCACTATCGGCGAGATCGTCCAGGTAAGGCTGGCGCGGCCACGCGAGCGGCTGGCGCTGGCGCAGGATCCGCTGTATGCCGAATACCGCACTTCTGTGCTGGAATTCTTGTACCGCAAACAGGCGGTGGCGCATGCGGCGTGA
- the ntrB gene encoding nitrate ABC transporter permease, translating into MPIVAPLLGLAFLVLVWQIIAINNNQFPTPLLTLQEALTLFADPFYRTSPNDQGIGWNILASLQRVGVGFGLAALVGIPLGFMIGRFNFLSSMFGPIISLLKPVSPLAWLPIGLLVFKSANPAAIWAIFICSIWPMVINTAVGVQRVPQDYMNVARVLNLSEWKIITKILFPSVLPYMLTGVRLAIGTAWLVIVAAEMLTGGVGIGFWVWDEWNNLNVPHIIIAIVVIGVVGLLLEQLLVTLAKAFTYEQVVS; encoded by the coding sequence ATGCCGATCGTGGCGCCACTGCTGGGGCTGGCGTTCCTGGTGCTGGTCTGGCAGATCATCGCCATCAACAACAACCAGTTCCCGACGCCGCTGCTGACTTTGCAGGAAGCGCTCACGCTGTTTGCCGATCCGTTCTACCGCACCAGCCCCAACGACCAGGGCATAGGCTGGAATATCCTGGCGTCGCTGCAGCGCGTCGGCGTCGGCTTCGGACTGGCGGCGCTGGTCGGGATTCCGCTGGGTTTCATGATCGGCCGTTTCAATTTCCTCTCCAGCATGTTCGGCCCCATCATCAGCCTGCTGAAGCCGGTATCGCCGCTGGCGTGGCTGCCGATCGGCCTGCTGGTGTTCAAGTCGGCCAATCCGGCAGCGATCTGGGCGATTTTCATCTGCTCGATCTGGCCGATGGTGATCAACACCGCGGTCGGGGTGCAAAGAGTGCCGCAAGATTACATGAATGTGGCGCGCGTGCTGAACCTGTCGGAATGGAAAATCATCACCAAGATCCTGTTTCCGTCGGTGCTGCCGTATATGCTGACGGGCGTGCGGCTGGCGATAGGCACCGCCTGGCTGGTGATCGTGGCGGCGGAAATGCTGACCGGCGGCGTCGGCATCGGCTTCTGGGTATGGGATGAATGGAACAACCTCAATGTGCCGCACATCATCATCGCGATTGTAGTGATCGGCGTGGTCGGCCTGCTGCTGGAGCAGTTGCTGGTGACGCTGGCGAAAGCGTTTACCTACGAGCAGGTTGTTAGCTAG
- a CDS encoding CmpA/NrtA family ABC transporter substrate-binding protein, giving the protein MESKKALPQDGLDLSLAVDGKRRQILQAATVAAGASMLGLSSTGAWAAGSDKPEKTEVKIGFIPLTDCASVVMASLLGFDKKYGIKIILSKEASWAGVRDKLANGELDAAHVLSGLIYGVQMGIGGQKKDMAILMGLNNNGQAITLSKKLADKGAVDGPSLAKLMASDKREYTFAQTFPTGTHAMWLYYWLAANGVNPLKDAKVITVPPPQMVANMRVGNMDGFCVGEPWGHRAIVDGVGITAITTQEIWKDHPEKVLGTTAEFAAKNPNTCRALIAAVLEAGRWIDASLANKNKMAEAIADKSYVNTSKDVIDQRIMGRYQNGLGKTWDDPNYMKFYNDGLVNFPYLSDGMWFMTQHRRWGLLKTDPDYLAVAKSVSQIDLYKDAAAMTKTPLPKDVLRTSKLMDGTVWDGKNPQAYAASFKIRA; this is encoded by the coding sequence ATGGAATCAAAAAAAGCACTGCCGCAAGATGGTCTTGACCTGAGCCTGGCTGTCGACGGCAAGCGCCGCCAAATACTACAAGCCGCCACCGTTGCGGCAGGAGCCAGCATGTTGGGATTATCTAGCACCGGAGCGTGGGCCGCAGGTTCGGACAAGCCGGAAAAAACCGAAGTCAAGATCGGCTTCATCCCGCTGACCGACTGCGCCTCGGTGGTGATGGCGTCGCTGCTTGGCTTCGACAAGAAATACGGCATCAAGATCATCCTCAGCAAGGAAGCTTCCTGGGCCGGTGTGCGCGACAAGCTGGCCAACGGCGAGCTGGATGCTGCCCATGTGCTGTCCGGCCTGATCTACGGCGTGCAGATGGGCATAGGCGGCCAGAAGAAAGACATGGCGATCCTGATGGGGCTTAACAATAACGGCCAGGCCATCACGCTGTCGAAGAAGTTGGCCGACAAGGGGGCCGTGGACGGCCCTTCGCTGGCGAAGCTGATGGCCAGCGACAAGCGCGAATATACCTTTGCCCAGACTTTCCCGACCGGCACCCACGCTATGTGGCTGTACTACTGGCTGGCCGCCAACGGCGTCAATCCGCTCAAGGACGCCAAGGTGATTACCGTGCCGCCGCCACAGATGGTGGCGAATATGCGGGTCGGCAACATGGATGGCTTCTGCGTCGGTGAACCGTGGGGCCATCGCGCGATTGTCGATGGCGTCGGCATCACCGCCATCACTACCCAGGAAATCTGGAAAGACCATCCGGAAAAAGTGCTCGGCACCACCGCAGAATTCGCCGCCAAGAATCCGAACACCTGCCGCGCCTTGATCGCCGCGGTGCTGGAGGCCGGCAGGTGGATCGACGCCTCGCTCGCCAACAAGAACAAGATGGCGGAAGCGATCGCAGACAAGTCCTATGTCAACACCAGCAAGGACGTGATCGACCAGCGCATCATGGGACGCTATCAGAATGGCTTGGGCAAAACCTGGGACGATCCGAACTACATGAAGTTCTACAACGACGGCCTGGTCAATTTCCCCTATCTGTCTGACGGCATGTGGTTCATGACGCAGCACCGGCGCTGGGGTTTGCTGAAGACGGATCCCGATTACCTGGCGGTAGCCAAGTCGGTGAGCCAGATCGACCTGTACAAGGACGCGGCGGCCATGACCAAGACGCCGCTGCCGAAAGATGTGCTGCGCACCTCGAAGCTGATGGACGGGACGGTGTGGGATGGCAAGAATCCCCAAGCCTATGCGGCTTCCTTCAAGATCCGCGCATAG
- a CDS encoding ANTAR domain-containing response regulator, whose product MQSLRIVVVNPVAIEGEDDPAFAAQAARGKDLRIGLLEAGYNIIASLPADLYLPERIAQLQPDMIIVDAESDARDVLEHVVVATRDARRPIVLFTEDAKTSSMDAAMAAGVSAYIVAGLQTARIKPVLDVAMARFRQEQKLLAELSDTKLKLAERKVLERAKGLLMEHHKLSEQEAYQKLRRLAMDKNLKLSEVAQRIIDAADLLG is encoded by the coding sequence ATGCAAAGTCTACGTATCGTCGTTGTCAATCCAGTCGCCATCGAAGGCGAAGACGACCCCGCGTTTGCCGCCCAGGCTGCGCGCGGCAAGGACTTGCGCATCGGTTTGCTGGAGGCCGGCTACAACATCATTGCCTCGCTTCCGGCCGACCTCTATCTCCCCGAAAGAATTGCTCAATTGCAACCAGACATGATCATCGTCGATGCCGAATCCGACGCCCGCGACGTGCTGGAGCATGTGGTGGTGGCGACACGCGACGCCCGCCGTCCGATCGTGCTGTTTACCGAGGACGCCAAGACCTCCAGCATGGATGCCGCCATGGCTGCCGGCGTCTCTGCCTATATCGTGGCGGGCTTGCAGACGGCGCGCATCAAGCCGGTGCTGGATGTCGCCATGGCGCGTTTCCGCCAGGAGCAGAAGTTGCTGGCGGAACTGTCCGACACCAAGCTCAAGCTGGCCGAGCGCAAGGTGCTGGAACGGGCCAAAGGCTTGCTGATGGAACATCATAAACTGAGCGAGCAAGAGGCCTATCAGAAGCTGCGCAGGCTGGCGATGGACAAGAACCTGAAACTGTCCGAGGTGGCGCAGCGGATCATCGATGCCGCCGATTTGCTGGGCTGA
- the pyrC gene encoding dihydroorotase, with protein MTDTLTITRPDDWHLHLRDGVALASVLPHSARQFGRAIVMPNLKPPVTTTAQAAAYRERILAVLPPELTFEPLMTLYLTNNTPPDEIRRAKDSGFVHAVKLYPAGATTNSDAGVTDLSKCYKTLEVMQELGMPFLVHGEVTDPAIDIFDREAVFIERVMLPLRHDMPELKVVFEHITTKDAAQYVESAEGPVAATVTAHHLLYNRNEIFKGGIRPHYYCLPVLKREEHRQALVRAVTSGSSRFFLGTDSAPHPKGLKEHACGCAGCYTALHAMELYAQAFDQAGALDKLEAFASFNGPAFYNLPRNQGSVTLKRQPWTLPAELPLGETTLVPLNGGETIDWQLL; from the coding sequence TTGACCGATACACTGACCATTACCCGTCCCGACGACTGGCACTTGCACCTGCGCGACGGCGTAGCGCTGGCCAGCGTGCTGCCGCACAGCGCGCGCCAGTTCGGCCGCGCCATCGTGATGCCTAACCTGAAGCCGCCGGTCACGACCACCGCGCAGGCCGCGGCCTACCGCGAGCGTATCCTCGCCGTGCTGCCGCCCGAACTGACGTTCGAGCCGCTGATGACGCTATACCTGACCAACAATACGCCGCCGGACGAAATCCGCCGCGCCAAGGACAGCGGCTTCGTACACGCGGTCAAGCTGTATCCGGCCGGCGCCACCACCAACTCGGACGCCGGCGTGACCGATCTCAGCAAGTGCTACAAGACACTGGAAGTGATGCAAGAGCTGGGCATGCCCTTCCTGGTGCATGGCGAAGTCACCGATCCGGCGATCGACATCTTCGATCGCGAAGCGGTCTTCATCGAACGGGTGATGCTGCCGCTGCGGCACGACATGCCGGAATTGAAGGTGGTGTTCGAGCACATCACCACCAAGGACGCCGCGCAATACGTTGAAAGCGCCGAAGGGCCGGTCGCCGCCACCGTCACCGCGCACCATTTGCTGTACAACCGTAATGAAATCTTCAAGGGCGGGATCCGCCCGCATTACTATTGCCTGCCAGTGCTGAAGCGCGAAGAGCATCGCCAGGCCTTGGTGCGCGCGGTGACTTCCGGCAGCAGCCGTTTCTTCCTCGGCACCGATTCGGCGCCGCATCCCAAGGGTTTGAAGGAGCATGCCTGCGGCTGCGCCGGCTGCTACACCGCACTGCATGCGATGGAGCTGTACGCGCAAGCCTTCGACCAGGCCGGCGCGCTGGATAAGCTGGAAGCCTTCGCCAGCTTCAACGGCCCGGCGTTCTACAACCTGCCGCGCAACCAGGGCAGCGTGACCCTGAAGCGTCAGCCGTGGACCTTGCCGGCCGAACTGCCGCTGGGCGAGACCACGCTGGTGCCGCTCAACGGCGGCGAAACCATAGACTGGCAGTTGCTGTAA
- a CDS encoding AAA family ATPase, producing MLSIKPYLRSLKLNPDKAIDYDAYPFSIPAVRELEQIEFHPEVTFLVGENGAGKSTLLEAVAIAWGFNAEGGTMNARFSTADAHSELHSYLRTVKSFKRPRNGYFLRAESFFNLATYEEELEEGAGRVHHSYGDKGLHRQSHGESFLALLQNKFQPDGFYMLDEPEAALSPNRQLTALAIIHKLAQNRCQFIIATHSPILLAYPHARIYLLDQSGLSETRYEDTEHYTTTRHFLNNPAAMLERLFAEENEDD from the coding sequence ATGCTTTCCATCAAACCTTACCTGCGCAGCCTGAAACTCAATCCCGATAAGGCGATTGACTACGATGCCTATCCGTTTAGCATTCCTGCCGTGCGCGAGCTGGAACAGATCGAGTTTCATCCGGAAGTGACCTTCCTGGTCGGCGAAAACGGCGCCGGCAAATCGACCTTGCTGGAAGCCGTGGCGATCGCCTGGGGTTTCAATGCCGAGGGCGGCACCATGAATGCGCGTTTCTCGACTGCCGACGCACATTCCGAGCTGCACAGCTACCTGCGCACCGTGAAGAGCTTCAAGCGGCCGCGCAACGGCTATTTCCTGCGTGCCGAAAGTTTTTTCAACCTCGCCACCTATGAAGAAGAGCTGGAAGAGGGCGCCGGCCGGGTGCACCATTCCTATGGCGACAAGGGGCTGCACCGGCAATCACATGGCGAATCCTTCCTGGCGCTGCTGCAAAACAAATTCCAACCGGACGGCTTCTACATGCTGGACGAGCCCGAGGCGGCGCTCTCGCCCAACCGCCAGTTGACGGCGCTGGCGATCATTCACAAACTGGCGCAGAATCGCTGCCAGTTCATTATCGCCACGCATTCGCCCATCCTGCTGGCATACCCGCATGCGCGGATTTACCTGCTGGACCAGAGCGGGCTCAGCGAGACCCGCTACGAAGACACGGAACACTATACGACCACCCGCCATTTCCTGAACAACCCGGCAGCCATGCTGGAGCGACTTTTTGCAGAAGAGAATGAAGATGACTGA
- a CDS encoding amino acid ABC transporter ATP-binding protein, whose protein sequence is MIKLNNVSKWYGQFQVLTDCTTQVAKGDVVVVCGPSGSGKSTLIKTVNGLEPFQKGEITVDGVSVGDPKTNLSKLRARIGMVFQNFELFPHMSIRENLTIGQVKVLGRSQDEANEKGLKYLDRVGLIAQKDKFPGQLSGGQQQRVAIARALSMDPIAMLFDEPTSALDPEMINEVLDVMVGLAQEGMTMMVVTHEMGFAKKVANRVVFMDKGLVVEDCRKEEFFGAPRSDRARDFLAKIIH, encoded by the coding sequence ATGATTAAGCTTAACAACGTCAGCAAATGGTACGGCCAATTTCAAGTCCTGACCGATTGCACCACGCAAGTGGCCAAGGGCGACGTGGTCGTCGTGTGCGGACCGTCGGGTTCCGGCAAATCGACGCTGATCAAGACCGTCAACGGCCTCGAGCCGTTCCAGAAGGGCGAGATCACGGTCGATGGCGTTTCGGTCGGCGATCCGAAGACCAACCTGTCGAAACTGCGCGCGCGCATCGGCATGGTGTTCCAGAACTTCGAACTGTTCCCGCACATGTCGATCCGTGAAAACCTGACCATCGGCCAGGTCAAGGTGCTCGGCCGCAGCCAGGATGAAGCCAATGAAAAAGGCTTGAAATACCTGGACCGCGTCGGCCTGATCGCGCAGAAAGACAAGTTCCCTGGCCAGTTGTCCGGCGGCCAGCAGCAGCGTGTGGCGATTGCCCGCGCCTTGTCGATGGATCCGATCGCCATGCTGTTCGACGAACCGACTTCGGCGCTCGATCCGGAAATGATCAACGAAGTGCTGGACGTGATGGTGGGCCTGGCGCAAGAAGGCATGACCATGATGGTGGTGACCCACGAAATGGGTTTCGCCAAGAAGGTCGCCAACCGCGTGGTGTTCATGGACAAAGGCCTGGTGGTGGAAGACTGCCGCAAGGAAGAGTTCTTCGGCGCGCCGCGTTCCGACCGTGCGCGCGACTTCCTGGCCAAGATCATTCACTGA
- a CDS encoding amino acid ABC transporter permease, producing the protein MFSNFDFDVIQRSWFYLFTTGMKFTLTLTVVAMIGGILFGTVLAMMRLSHNKAISLIATSYVNLIRSVPLVLVIFWFYFLVPYIGAWIIGAPQPVQVGAFSSALITFILFEAAYYCEIMRSGIQSIPRGQVSAGYALGMNYWQMMGNVVLPQAFRNMIPILLTQTIVLFQDVSLVYVLGSVPDFVTVASKIAQRDGRLVEMYMFVAVVYFVMSFGLSTLVKKLQHRVAIIR; encoded by the coding sequence ATGTTTTCGAATTTCGACTTTGATGTAATCCAGCGCTCCTGGTTCTACCTGTTCACCACCGGCATGAAGTTCACGCTGACGCTGACCGTGGTGGCGATGATCGGCGGCATTCTGTTCGGCACCGTGCTGGCGATGATGCGGCTGTCGCACAACAAGGCGATCTCGCTGATCGCCACCAGCTATGTCAACCTGATCCGTTCTGTGCCGCTGGTGCTGGTGATTTTCTGGTTCTACTTCCTGGTGCCGTATATCGGCGCCTGGATCATCGGTGCGCCGCAGCCGGTGCAGGTCGGGGCCTTTTCATCGGCGCTGATTACCTTCATCCTGTTTGAAGCGGCTTATTATTGCGAAATCATGCGTTCCGGGATCCAGTCGATTCCGCGCGGCCAGGTTTCTGCCGGCTATGCGCTCGGCATGAACTACTGGCAGATGATGGGCAATGTGGTGCTGCCGCAAGCGTTCCGCAACATGATCCCGATCCTGCTGACGCAAACCATCGTGCTGTTCCAGGACGTCTCGCTGGTCTACGTGCTGGGTTCGGTGCCGGACTTCGTGACGGTGGCGTCGAAGATCGCGCAGCGTGACGGCCGCCTGGTGGAAATGTACATGTTTGTCGCCGTGGTGTACTTCGTGATGAGCTTCGGTCTGTCGACGCTGGTCAAGAAGCTGCAGCACCGGGTGGCGATTATTCGATAA
- a CDS encoding amino acid ABC transporter permease, which yields MHYNWNWGIFWQESPDGVSTYMDTLLAGLKWTLALSISAWIMALVIGTVIGTIRTMPNKWAVRVANGYVELFRNIPLIVQMFLWYFVMPEIVPAGIGNWLKSLPNASFITAFLALGFFTSSRIAVQVSAGINALPRGQKLAGTALGLTLPQTYRYVLLPMSFRIIIPSLTNEFAAIIKNSSVALTIGLVELTAATYSMREFTFQTFESLTGATVIYVLISGIALLLARWLEKAIAIPGFIASGSANTGGH from the coding sequence ATGCATTACAACTGGAACTGGGGTATCTTCTGGCAAGAGTCTCCCGACGGTGTCAGCACTTACATGGACACCTTGCTGGCCGGCCTGAAATGGACGCTTGCATTGTCTATTTCAGCCTGGATCATGGCGTTGGTCATCGGTACGGTGATCGGTACGATTCGCACCATGCCAAACAAATGGGCAGTACGCGTGGCCAACGGCTACGTCGAATTATTTCGCAACATTCCTTTGATCGTTCAGATGTTCCTCTGGTATTTCGTGATGCCGGAGATTGTACCTGCGGGCATTGGCAACTGGCTCAAGAGCCTGCCGAATGCATCATTCATCACCGCCTTCCTGGCGCTGGGTTTCTTTACGTCGTCGCGGATTGCCGTACAGGTTTCCGCCGGCATCAATGCACTGCCCCGTGGCCAAAAGCTGGCGGGTACTGCACTTGGCTTGACGTTGCCGCAAACATATCGCTACGTATTGCTGCCGATGTCGTTCCGGATCATCATTCCGTCCCTGACCAACGAATTTGCCGCAATCATCAAGAACAGTTCGGTCGCCTTGACCATCGGCCTGGTGGAACTGACCGCAGCCACTTATTCGATGCGTGAATTCACGTTCCAGACCTTCGAATCCCTGACCGGCGCCACGGTAATTTACGTGCTCATCTCGGGGATCGCCTTGCTGCTGGCGCGCTGGCTTGAAAAAGCCATTGCGATTCCAGGATTTATTGCCTCTGGCAGTGCGAATACAGGAGGTCATTGA
- a CDS encoding amino acid ABC transporter substrate-binding protein produces the protein MMSSKLVVALVGLGVLVSSVQAQELTGTLKKIKDTGTITLGVRDSSIPFSYLDDKQSYQGYSIDLCLKAATAIQKQLGLTALNVKMVPVTSATRIPLIANGTIDLSCDSATNNADRQKVVSFAPTMYVTANRILAKKSSNITKLDDLKGKTIVSTSGTSNLKQVTILNGERNLGMNILAAKDHAEAFLMVETGRATAFVMDDILLASLAASSRAPNDYAITTEALSVEPYGIIERKDDLPFKQAVDTALTNLYKSGQVNDIYAKWFLKPIPPKGVNLNVPMSPQLKAAFAHPTDSGDPAAYAAVPEAQKQSLKKK, from the coding sequence ATGATGTCATCGAAATTGGTCGTCGCTTTGGTTGGCCTGGGAGTGCTGGTTAGCTCCGTGCAAGCACAAGAATTGACCGGAACACTCAAAAAAATCAAGGACACCGGCACCATTACCCTGGGTGTGCGCGATTCTTCTATCCCTTTCTCTTACCTTGATGACAAACAGTCGTATCAAGGCTATTCGATCGACCTGTGCCTGAAAGCCGCTACCGCGATCCAGAAACAGCTCGGCCTGACCGCACTCAACGTCAAGATGGTCCCAGTGACATCGGCGACCCGCATTCCGCTGATCGCCAACGGCACGATCGACCTGTCCTGCGATTCCGCCACCAACAATGCCGATCGCCAGAAGGTTGTGTCCTTTGCGCCGACCATGTACGTGACGGCCAATCGTATCCTGGCCAAGAAATCCTCCAACATCACGAAGCTGGACGACCTCAAGGGCAAGACCATTGTCTCGACTTCCGGCACATCCAACCTGAAGCAAGTCACGATCCTGAATGGCGAGCGCAACCTCGGCATGAACATCCTGGCTGCCAAGGACCACGCCGAAGCGTTCCTGATGGTGGAAACCGGCCGTGCAACGGCATTCGTGATGGACGACATCCTGCTGGCTTCGCTGGCTGCCAGCTCGAGAGCGCCTAACGACTACGCGATCACCACCGAAGCGCTGTCGGTTGAGCCATACGGCATCATCGAGCGTAAAGACGATTTGCCTTTCAAGCAGGCTGTCGATACTGCCTTGACCAACCTGTACAAATCGGGCCAGGTCAACGACATCTATGCAAAATGGTTCCTGAAGCCTATCCCACCTAAGGGCGTCAACCTGAACGTGCCGATGAGCCCGCAATTGAAGGCGGCATTTGCTCATCCAACCGATTCCGGCGATCCGGCTGCCTATGCTGCCGTGCCTGAAGCGCAAAAACAGTCGTTGAAGAAAAAATAA
- a CDS encoding amino acid ABC transporter substrate-binding protein, protein MKDSNKKKARSGAAAWRRTASLSAALALSLGLSAAAHAEDVLARIRDSKTITIAYREASFPFSFLDQDKKPVGYAIDLCLKIADAVKQQLKLPQLNIAYVPVTSSNRIDVIAGGKADLECGSTTNNAERRKRVDFTIAHFMASSRMIVRADDKIKNWPDLRNKKVVTTKGTTSVKSLEDRGQVRSLNMTILEGHDHNESFKMVEDKTADAFVMDDVLLYGLKATAKDPAAYAVVGDPLTTEPYAIMLPKGDPVYKGLVDREMGRIIHDGEIYKLYSKWFLSAIPAKNNLTLNMPMSYLFRESLRFPSDQVGN, encoded by the coding sequence ATCAAGGATAGCAACAAGAAAAAAGCGAGGAGCGGCGCGGCCGCATGGCGCCGGACAGCAAGCTTGAGCGCGGCGCTGGCGCTCAGCCTGGGTTTGAGCGCGGCGGCACATGCGGAAGACGTGCTGGCAAGGATTCGCGACAGCAAGACCATCACGATCGCCTATCGCGAGGCATCTTTCCCTTTCTCTTTTCTGGACCAGGATAAAAAGCCGGTGGGCTACGCGATCGACCTTTGCCTGAAAATAGCAGATGCTGTAAAGCAACAATTAAAGCTGCCGCAGTTGAATATCGCCTACGTGCCGGTGACGTCGTCCAATCGCATCGATGTGATTGCCGGCGGCAAAGCAGACCTGGAGTGCGGCTCGACCACCAACAATGCAGAACGGCGCAAGCGCGTCGATTTCACCATCGCGCACTTCATGGCATCGTCGCGCATGATCGTGCGGGCTGACGACAAGATCAAGAACTGGCCGGACCTGCGCAATAAAAAAGTGGTGACGACCAAGGGCACGACCAGCGTCAAGTCGCTGGAAGACCGCGGCCAGGTTCGCTCGCTCAACATGACGATATTGGAAGGACATGATCACAACGAGTCGTTCAAGATGGTGGAAGACAAGACCGCCGATGCTTTCGTGATGGATGATGTACTGTTGTACGGCTTGAAGGCGACGGCCAAGGATCCTGCCGCCTATGCCGTGGTCGGTGATCCTTTGACAACCGAGCCGTACGCGATCATGCTGCCTAAGGGCGATCCGGTCTACAAGGGCCTGGTGGATCGCGAAATGGGCCGCATCATTCACGACGGCGAAATCTACAAGTTGTATTCGAAGTGGTTCCTGAGCGCGATACCGGCAAAAAATAATCTTACGTTGAACATGCCGATGAGCTATCTTTTCAGAGAGTCATTGCGTTTTCCGTCGGACCAGGTCGGGAATTAG